The Dasypus novemcinctus isolate mDasNov1 chromosome 2, mDasNov1.1.hap2, whole genome shotgun sequence genome includes a region encoding these proteins:
- the LSM11 gene encoding U7 snRNA-associated Sm-like protein LSm11 — protein sequence MEERERGARSARAGSPARSPSPRLDVSSDSFDPLLALYAPRLPPIPYPNAPCFNNLAEYESFLKTGHRGGARGRGRARGAGAGGSAGAPPAPAAASGRTRRRPDAPAPDPERIQRLRRLMVAKEEEDGAAEARRPGRGRSRKAPRNVLTRMPLHDGSPLGELHRCIREGVKVNVHIRTFKGLRGVCTGFLVAFDKFWNMALTDVDETYRKPVLGKAYERDSSLTLTRLFDRLKLQDSSKKEADSKSAVEDSTLSRHSQTSTWKVATVWGRGDTDRGSYKRSRSVPSSLQASGREESRSELSGRTTRTEGSSAGGTFSRATTLSRSQPRKKKRKPKVDYQQVFTRHINQIFIRGENVLLVHLAH from the exons ATGGAGGAGCGCGAGCGGGGGGCGAGGTCGGCTCGCGCCGGCAGCCCGGCGCGCTCGCCCAGCCCGCGGCTGGATGTCAGCTCTGACAGCTTCGACCCGCTGCTGGCCTTGTACGCGCCGCGCCTGCCGCCCATCCCTTACCCCAACGCGCCCTGCTTCAACAACCTGGCCGAGTACGAGAGCTTCCTCAAGACCGGGCACCGGGGCGGCgcgcgcgggcgcgggcgggcgcggggcgcgggcgcggggggcTCCGCCGGCGCcccccccgcgcccgccgccgcctcGGGCAGGACCCGCCGCCGCCCCGACGCCCCCGCGCCGGACCCCGAGCGCATCCAGCGCCTCCGCCGCCTCATGGTAGCCAAGGAGGAAGAGGACGGGGCCGCCGAGGCGCGCCGGCCGGGCCGGGGTCGGAGCCGGAAGGCGCCGCGCAACGTGCTCACGCGGATGCCCT TGCACGACGGTAGCCCTTTGGGTGAACTCCATCGTTGTATCCGGGAGGGGGTGAAGGTGAATGTTCACATCCGCACTTTCAAGGGACTTCGGGGCGTCTGTACAGGCTTCCTCGTTGCATTTGACAAATTCTGGAATATG GCACTTACTGATGTGGATGAGACCTACCGAAAACCTGTTCTGGGCAAAGCGTATGAACGGGATTCTTCATTAACCCTCACCCGG CTTTTTGACCGGCTAAAACTTCAAGATTCCTCCAAGAAGGAAGCAGATTCTAAATCTGCAGTTGAAGATTCAACTCTGTCCAGACACTCCCAGACATCCACTTGGAAGGTGGCTACAGTATGGGGAAGAGGAGACACTGACCGGGGGTCATACAAACGCTCCCGCtctgtcccttcttcccttcaggcctctggaagagaggaatccaggtcAGAGCTGTCAGGAAGGACTACACGGACAGAAGGGTCTAGTGCTGGAGGTACCTTTTCCAGGGCTACCACCCTTTCCAGGAGTCAGCCCCGTAAGAAAAAGCGAAAGCCCAAAGTGGATTACCAGCAGGTATTCACTCGACACATAAATCAGATTTTCATTCGAGGTGAGAATGTCCTGCTGGTTCATCTTGCACACTGA